A region from the Metopolophium dirhodum isolate CAU chromosome 9, ASM1992520v1, whole genome shotgun sequence genome encodes:
- the LOC132952509 gene encoding uncharacterized protein LOC132952509: MDSKASKKKVSGSAKFTEHAVDLLKRDYPNSRFNKYDDARDGPQLVDVNSQRYEQLSNRIHQTFANCEISQIRQVYAPHMYAMYMLRCEEMKLIVGQNKVKKLILYHVTTESRALESLESGLDWRRTRRAKFGCGVSFSDDADYANFYADNSLGGTRVIMICSVLVRKKYDIPAEDNGDSLIVPPGRADTTVSHNGRVYVKYNDYDFYPKYFVYYTRRSEHMTESKYFRGNTRRARSMGLVGSMRAMNLY; the protein is encoded by the exons ATGGACTCGAAAGCGAGCAAAAAGAAAGTCTCCGGGTCGGCGAAGTTTACCGAACACGCTGTGGATCTATTAAAACGCGACTATCCTAACTCGCGATTTAACAAGTACGACGACGCCCGCGACGGTCCACAGCTTGTCGACGTGAACAGCCAACGGTACGAACAACTTTCGAATCGCATCCATCAAACATTTGCAAAT TGCGAAATCAGTCAGATACGCCAAGTCTACGCCCCGCATATGTACGCCATGTATATGCTGCGCTGTGAAGAAATGAAATTGATTGTTGGCCAAAATAAGgtcaaaaagttaattttgtaCCACGTGACAACCGAATCCAGAGCCCTGGAGTCACTGGAGAGTGGACTCGATTGGAGGCGCACTCGGCGTGCCAAGTTCGGGTGCGGCGTGTCGTTCAGTGACGACGCCGACTACGCTAATTTCTACGCCGATAATTCCCTCGgag GAACACGAGTGATTATGATATGCTCCGTGCTGGTGAGAAAAAAGTACGACATCCCCGCAGAAGACAACGGGGACAGCCTGATCGTACCGCCCGGCCGTGCAGACACGACGGTTAGCCACAACGGCCGCGTATACGTAAAGTACAACGATTATGATTTTTATCCAAAGTACTTTGTGTACTACACTCGGAGATCCGAACACATGACCGAGAGCAAATATTTCCGTGGCAACACCCGCCGGGCGAGGTCGATGGGATTAGTTGGATCGATGAGAGCTATGAATCTTTATTGA